GCCAGAGTAGCACATCTAAATGTTCAAGTGACCCCAactaaatatacatatataattaagggAATGAAATAAGTTTTAAGATATTTGATGTTAGTGCTCTAACAGTTTGAATATAGCaactgtgacgaccctttttttttatacaaaacgtaaaacgagtcttCACAGTGATACGAcaatatgtcgcaaagccaacatatgacaaatgctccataacatgtacctgataatcaaagtataacatatatttatctatgcagcgaaaaaatataaatctgaataacagaaattacaacttatacatctatcacaaattaattacaacaaagagccatttaacatctacctgtttgagtcttattaacacaatatttacataGCAATAATGACTTTACAaataataagtgacacaaatgtCACAAgctataccaaacctataaaatagttgACAActcgtggtccgacaattacaactgcCACGGCAAGCTTCAGTCATATtatcccaagtacactgctACCCAACCATCAACTATActgaagtacctgcagccagaggaacatcatctacatggttgtggtggtatccacatccacATAGGTAAAAGAATGAGTCCaccgtctcagtataaaacatactaagacctcaatGATATAAaactaattgagttttcacaaagtgacaacctttgttttattttttagtcacGCGAGCACTATATCAatcacaatttaccaatagctaatacagtaaacaccgactattcagaaaatcCTCACATATTTTATATAGTTCAAGAGCTGAATTTTCTAATTCCACATGTAACGtccctcaaaattaattaatttaataattaattcaatGGGTTTCCCAACACCTATTTACCAAGAAAATATCTCACAAAAGATTTATCTATAACTCACtagaattaattaatcaaaataattaacatggagggttaaaacaaaattttccaCATCAACTAGCAAAGAGCTAACAGTAACTGTGAAATACTACCCTAAACTAAAacagacaattttttacacgacctaAGAATCCGTCACAAACCTGACACAACATTAAAAGATTAAGGTTTGGCATAAACAGGTTCGCTACAATTGGATATACCAAAATTGGGATACGTAACTTATTTGTAAAAAATTCACATCATTTCAAGTTTCTTATTAATAAGTTAAAAATTCACATCATTTCAAGTTTCTTATTCATAGtccaaattaattattttggttcAATTCATTTCAAAAAGTTGAAAACTACTTTTCTTCATGGAACCTATAGTATCTCATAAGTCTAGATTTTGGTGTAGCGATTTTTCTTTTCCCAAATGATGGATAAGGAAGGGTGCTAATCAATTAtttaagataaaaaagaaaatcaatcgGTATAGGCTCAAGAAAAAGCAATTTATTATGTTGGAAGCCTTCTATCAAATTGTCATTATTCTGTATTCTCTGAGATTATTACAAGATATAAAAATGATTATGTTGACTAATTTAACGATGACTACTAAATGGATATGGTGGGAGAGAAGGAACAATATCTACAAGAGGTAATTACGTTCATGGGTATCCTCAAATTTGTAAATGTTGTGACTAGGTTAGAAAAATAATGCATAAATTGTGACTAAGcccctccccttttttttagatttttttttttttttttataacaaactTCAACATTTGATTGTAAATggtaattgttttatagatacTTTCCCTTCCACTTTGTTTAATTGAAAACAACTACAAATTTTATCGATAGTGTTCAATAGATTCACGGAAAGTGTACCTTTAGAAATTAGAGGCTTCAGTATGCTCATAGAGTTATACCTTGACCACAATAGTTTTGGAGGTATGTTTAGGCTTGCTTTAATTAACtgattatatatatggatgacATCAGTAATTGaacttatttgtttttttattgccTCTGATGGGTACATTTCAATGGGATGTACAAAATAATTCGTCCAAAGCATATAAGGAAACAAAAGGACTTAAGCaattcaggaaaaaaataaaattctaatgGATTATAATCTTTTATTGCTGCTAGAATTGTTAGAGGTCTTGATGGACAACAAAAAAACCTaacccaaaaataataaaggaatgaTGTTGGGGCATATCTCAAACTTATTTGTTAGCTATAAACGTATAGTATGGTAACTTCTATAATATCTAGAAATGGTTTTTCCTTTCTGTATTCTTTAAGGTTTGATTAGTATAAGAAGAATTTacatgaaattttgattttagttttttttttttttttaagaaaataggggtattttcagaaaatgacaaaaaagtgCCAAGAATACAAAAAGTGCCATAGTGctaaaaattcaacaaagtgccaaaaactacaacaaaatggTAGTTTCATGGGTCTTAGACCGTCAAAGTGCCACATGGGTTCATagaactttataaaaaaatggttgtttgttagggggggaggggggcggGCAAGGTATATTTAATCCAATTATTTAAGATACGTCATAACCAACAATTAgactctctcattttcttttttcttttttcttttttttctcttttttggccTTCAAGGCTCGTATTTCTTATGACCCTTAAAATGTTTTCCCAAACAACTAGTCTTTCTGCCATCAACAAGTCACATCCgtgaaatatttcattttttgttagtCTGAGTATTGAAAAAACCGGGTGTGTTGGTAAAGGTTTTTgaggtaatttttatttttaaatagtaataagaaatgattgatttgatataaaattgaaagaatttgtatggaaaagtaaaaattttgTATGGAAAGGTTTTTGATGTgccttttgtattgtaatggttttttctttttttcttttttgctttttgaatagtaatagaaaatgatgaggtgatataaaaagtaaaaaaaaaaaaaattgaaatgttttgaagttgacattttattttattttttttttgggagaaatgaaaataatggGAGAGCAGGGGAAGgtggaaatagaaaataaaggaTTTAAAGAAGTGTGTGGAAATAGAAAATTTGAGTGGGTGTAAATGATCCCCTGGGTTGAGTATGTCGGTTGGGCTTCTTAAATGTGGTTGTTTGCAAGCACAAATGGAGCAATGCAGCGAAAACATGATTTTAGTAAtactgaagaaaaaaagaatcaagaaaaGACCACACATGATTTACATGTTTGAATGACTAATAATTGTTGAGCTTACACATTATATAAGCAGTTGCCATGCATGGCCGCTTAACCAAGTTTAGCCCATAGGGTATTGCCTTCTTGAAGCCCACTTTAGACAACAATAGATGTACCTCTCATTGTATTGTGATGCTTTGTTGTTGTCCACTTGTATGTACAACTCATTTAAAGcacattattttttgttttgaataacaTGCATGATTGTTCATATTGTGACAGGTGCAATACCAAGAGAAATTGGTAATCTACAAAACCTTGAGGTCTTAAATGTTGCTGTCAATAACCTTACTGGACCAATTCCATTtgagatcttcaatatctcaaCAATACGAGAAATTTCAATGCCTTTCAATAAACTCACAGGCCATCTTCCATCATATGTAGACCTCTTTCTTCCTAATCTTCACCATCTTTATCTCGAAGAAAACAAACTAAGTGGAACAATACCTAGTTCTATCTCCAATGCTTCACAACTCACTGAACTAGATCTGGGCGACAACTCATTCTCAGGCTTAATTCCAAAATCACTTGGTAATTTATGGCTCCTTGAATGGCTCAacctaaaagaaaataacttgACCATTGACTCTTCCACTCCAGAGCTCAACATTTTCACTTCTTTATCAAATTTGGCATATCTAAGGGTATTAGATTTGTCAAATAATCTATTGAATGGCATCCTTCCCAGTTCTATTGGAAATCTCTCTACCTCTCTTCAAGGACTTGAAGTAAGTAATTGCAATATTAAGGGCATCATTCCTATAGAAATAGGCAATTTAAGCAACTTGATGATTTTGTCCCTAGGGATCAATGAATTGGTTGGACCTATTCCAACTACTGTGGGAAGATTGCACAAGCTTCAAGCTCTCATTCTTGATGATAATAGACTAGATGGTCCCATCCCATCTGAACTTTGTCATATGGAGAACTTGTATAAAATGCATTTTAGTGGTAATGAGCTTTCTGGACCCATTCCCGCATGGTTGAATAATCTCACTTTTCTAAGATATCTTTACTTAGACTTTAATCAATTATATTCTACGATTCCATCAAGCTTGTGGAGCCTTACAAATATCTTGGAGGTCAAGCTATCAGCAAACTCTTTAAGTGGCCCTCTCTCATTAGAGATTGGAAACATGAAGGTCTTGAGAGTATTAGAGTTATCAAGAAATCAACTATCTGGTCATATCCCAACAACAATTGGTAGCCTCAAAGATCTAGCTAATCTCTCATTGGCGAACAATCGATTAGAAGGTTCAATTCCAAAATCTTTTGGTGAATTGGTAAGTTTGGAATTCTTGGACCTTTCCAGTAACAATTTATCCGGTGAGATTCCAAAGTCCTTTGAAGCAGTTTTACAACTCAAATATCTAAATCTGTCTTTCAATAGACTACAAGGAGAAATTCCTGTAGCAGGACCATTTGAGAACTTCTCTGCTGCATCATTTATGTCAAATGATGGACTTTGTGGTGCTCCTCGACTGCATGTTCCCCCATGTAAAGCAAGTGATCCTCGACCAAAAAGGACCACAATAGCACATATACTAAAGTATGTATTACCAACGATTGGATTAACAATGCTTATAGTTACTCTTGTGTTAGTGTGGACAAGACGCCGAAAAAGGAATATGAAAATTTCAGTGGAGGAAAACCCATTACCACTCGCCACGTGGAGAAGATTTTCCCAACAAGAACTTTTACAAGCAACAGAAGGGTTCAGTGCAAGTAACTTACTTGGTAAAGGGAGCTTTGGATCAGTATACCAAGGGAGACTCTCAGATGGAATGATTGTTGCAATAAAGGTTTTCGACTTGGCAGTAGAAGGGGCTTTCAAGAGTTTTGATACAGAGTGTGGGGTACTACGCAATATTCGTCATCGGAATCTTCTTAAAATCATCAGCACTTGTAGTAACATGGACTTCAAAGCTTTTGTAATGGAATACATGCCTAATGGGAACCTAGAGAAGTGGTTGTATTCTCAAGACCATTgtttgaccatcttacaaaGACTAAATATAATGATCAATGTTGCATCAGCACTAGAATACCTTCATTATGGTTATTCAATACCTATTGTTCATTGTGATTTGAAGCCCAACAATATCTTATTAGATAAAGATCTTGTCGCACATGTCGTTGATTTTGGCATTGCCAAGCTTTTGGGCGATGGGGATTCTGTGATGCAAACCATGACTCTTGCTACTATTGGGTATATGGCACCAGGTGATgtttttatcctacaattagAACTTGAATCTCTGACATTTTATTTATGCATACTTGAATAACTATAGCATTTTTGTAGAATACTGACTATAGCACTTTATatatttggaattttttattttttattttttattttttttttcatttgctattgtgcaatatatatttattttctcatgATTAGTTGTTATGTTACAAATAGAGTATGGGTCGGAAGGAATTGTTTCTACAAGTGGCGATGTGTATAGTTACGGTATTTTGCTGATGGAAACTTTCACAAGAAAGAAACCTACTGACATGTTTGCTGAAGAAATGAGCTTGAAGCATTGGGTAAAGGAATCATCGGCCATTTCAGTAACTAAAGTCATTGATGCCAATTTGTTGACAATCGAAAGTGATTATGCTTCTATAGAGGATTGCATATCATCCATAATGGAGTTGGCATTGCAATGTTGTGCAGAGTTACCTGAGCAAAGAGTTAATGCAAAAAGTATTTCAATCAAACTCAACAAGATCAAATTGAAGTTTCTACAAGATAGTGAAGGAAGCTAGTATGAGAGCGTCAAGTTTGTTTATAACTCTTTCATGTTTGTTCTCTTGAAATAATATAACAAGACTCCCTTGATGTATATTTGAAAACCATACTTCACATATTATTGCAACAAATATTCCATGATATATCTGTAGAAAAAGACAACAGAAAAATAACTGTGAAGAAAAAACTTGTATTTCTTTGGGGCCGGTAGTA
This DNA window, taken from Alnus glutinosa chromosome 5, dhAlnGlut1.1, whole genome shotgun sequence, encodes the following:
- the LOC133869240 gene encoding probable LRR receptor-like serine/threonine-protein kinase At3g47570 yields the protein MGTKLYLQIYTLDITNLEGRVPPEIGNLTMLEELLIFNNNFEGRLPPEIGNLTMLKELYISHNNFGGRLPPEIGNLSMLRKLNIYYNNFGGAIPREIGNLQNLEVLNVAVNNLTGPIPFEIFNISTIREISMPFNKLTGHLPSYVDLFLPNLHHLYLEENKLSGTIPSSISNASQLTELDLGDNSFSGLIPKSLGNLWLLEWLNLKENNLTIDSSTPELNIFTSLSNLAYLRVLDLSNNLLNGILPSSIGNLSTSLQGLEVSNCNIKGIIPIEIGNLSNLMILSLGINELVGPIPTTVGRLHKLQALILDDNRLDGPIPSELCHMENLYKMHFSGNELSGPIPAWLNNLTFLRYLYLDFNQLYSTIPSSLWSLTNILEVKLSANSLSGPLSLEIGNMKVLRVLELSRNQLSGHIPTTIGSLKDLANLSLANNRLEGSIPKSFGELVSLEFLDLSSNNLSGEIPKSFEAVLQLKYLNLSFNRLQGEIPVAGPFENFSAASFMSNDGLCGAPRLHVPPCKASDPRPKRTTIAHILKYVLPTIGLTMLIVTLVLVWTRRRKRNMKISVEENPLPLATWRRFSQQELLQATEGFSASNLLGKGSFGSVYQGRLSDGMIVAIKVFDLAVEGAFKSFDTECGVLRNIRHRNLLKIISTCSNMDFKAFVMEYMPNGNLEKWLYSQDHCLTILQRLNIMINVASALEYLHYGYSIPIVHCDLKPNNILLDKDLVAHVVDFGIAKLLGDGDSVMQTMTLATIGYMAPEYGSEGIVSTSGDVYSYGILLMETFTRKKPTDMFAEEMSLKHWVKESSAISVTKVIDANLLTIESDYASIEDCISSIMELALQCCAELPEQRVNAKSISIKLNKIKLKFLQDSEGS